The DNA region CCTGGGTCAGGTTCCGCAAAAGATCCTTGACGTAAAGGATCCCCACCACGTGATCCATGTCACCCTCGTATATGGGCATCCGGGAATGGCCGCTGTCCATGAAGATCCTAACCGCATCCCTCACGGTGCTACCCGCCACCACCGCCACCACATCGGTCCTGGGGACCATTATCTCCGACACCCGGGTCTCCTCAAAGGAGATGATCCCGTGGATCATCTTCCTCTCCTCCTCCTCCAGGGCGCCGCTGGCGCTGCCCTCCTTCACCATGTGATCTATCTCCTCCCGGGTGACCAGGGAGGCGGTATCCAAACGGATCCCCATGGTCCTACCCAGGAAGGTCAGGATCCACTGGACCAGGGATATGACCGGCCACAGGAGGAAGTTGAGAAGCCGTATCACCGGTAGCAGGTTGAGGAGGAAGCCGTCGGGCCTGGCTATGGCAGAGGCCTTGGGCAGGATCTCACAGAAGAACACGATGACCACCGTCATGAGGAGCACCGATATCCATATCCCGTCCCCCCCGACCAGGGACACCGCCACCGCGGACGCTATGGCGCTGGCGGATATGTTCACCAGGTTGTTGCCCACCAGGGTCACCGTGAGGGCCCTCTGCCGGTGGGAGGCCAACCAGGACAGGTGCCGCCTCCTGTGGGGGTTCGCCTCCTCAAGGGCGGCCAATCGGGCCTTGGAGACGGCGGTCATGGCGGTCTCCATGGCGCTGAAAAGGAAAGACGCGGCCAAAAGAGACAAAAGGTAGATGTAGAGGAATTTACTGCCTACTTCATCGGTCACCTTGTTTCCCTTCCCTTTCTAGGCCCCCATGGGGGCTTGCAATTAAACAACCCTTGCTCAAACATTATACCGTAAAGCCCATCAGCTCATCCTGCAGAAGCCACATCTCCCGCCGCTGCTCCTCGTCCCCGTGATCGAACCCAAGGAGGTGAAGGAACCCGTGATGGATCACCAGGAGCACCCCGCGGGCCCTATCCCCCTCCCCCAGGGGCTCCACGTCCTGAACGCAGACCAGCACATCCCCCAGGGGCAGCCACCGCCACCCCACCGGGGGGGAGAACCGCCCATCCTCCTCCCAAAGGGGGAAGGAGAGCACGTCGGTGGAGCTGTCGACCTGCCTATACTTGAGGTTCACCTCCCTCATGGCCTCCGGCTCCACGAAGGAGAGGCTCACCTCCACCCCCTCCACCTGGTGGGGGATTAGGGAGCGATGCTCCCGGAGGAACCTCTCCCAGGCACCCTCCAGCGTCTCCTTCAGGTCCTCAAAGAGGGGGGGGACCGACCCCGATATGGACAACGAAACCCTCAAATCCAAAACGATCACTCACAATCCAAACGATGGTAGGCCCTCCAGGGTCCGCTCAGACGGGGCGGACCGCCCGGGTGTGCCTCATGGACCTCAGGGTCTTCACAAAGGAGTCCCTTATGATCCTCATGTCCTGTATGGTGAAGTCCACCTGATCGAGCTGATGGGAGTCCAGCTTGGATTTTATTACCTCCTCCACCATCCCCTCCAGCTCCGATGGGTCGTCCAACTTGGATCCCATGGATTTGGCCGCCGCCTCCACCGAGTCAGCCAGCATCACCAGGGCGGTCTCCCTGCTCCGGGGGGGCGGCCCGGGGTACGAGAACTGCTCGATGGGGACATCCTCGCCCATGGACTTGGCCTTCCGGTAAAAGTAGGCCAGGCAGGTGGTGCCGTGGTGCTCCGAGATGAAGTCCTTTACGAAGTCGGGCAGGCCGTACTGATCCGCCATCTCGAGGCCGTCCTTTACGTGGGAGAGGATGACCAGGGCGGAGAGGGACGGGGACAGTCCGTCATGCACGTTCTCCCCCACCTGGTTCTCGATGAAGAACTTGGGCCGGCGGAGCTTGCCTATGTCGTGATAGTAGGCCCCGGCCCTGACCAGGAGGCCCTCCAGCCCCAGCCGCTCCGCCGCCTCCTCCGCTATGGTGCCCACCGTCAGGCAGTGGTGGTAGGTGCCAGGGGCCTCCAGCTGGAGCCGCTTCAGAAGCGCGCTGGAGGGGTGGCTCAGCTCCATCAGCATGAGGGGGGAGATGACGCCGAACAGCCTCTCCCACAGGGGCAACAGGGCCAGGATCAGGCTGGGGCACAGGAGGGACAGGACCCCGTAAGTCAGGAACAGGTTCATGTCCATGGGGGCCCCGAAGCCCCATCGGACGAAAATGGAGGCCACGGCTATCAGGGCAAAGTAGGAGACCAGCCTTCCAAGGAGGGAGAGGCGTGAGGTGCTGCCCTTGAGGAGCACGTAGCCCAAGCCGGAGGAGAGCACCGCCTGGACTACCTGGACCGCCGCAAGGGGGGGGAAGTAGACGAAGCATATTATGGCACCCACTATGCCCCAACCCAACGAGAGGCCGAAGGCGGGGGCCACCGGCAACGTCAGGAACAGCCAGGAGGCCAGGGCGGCAGGGAACATCAG from Thermanaerovibrio acidaminovorans DSM 6589 includes:
- a CDS encoding hemolysin family protein is translated as MTDEVGSKFLYIYLLSLLAASFLFSAMETAMTAVSKARLAALEEANPHRRRHLSWLASHRQRALTVTLVGNNLVNISASAIASAVAVSLVGGDGIWISVLLMTVVIVFFCEILPKASAIARPDGFLLNLLPVIRLLNFLLWPVISLVQWILTFLGRTMGIRLDTASLVTREEIDHMVKEGSASGALEEEERKMIHGIISFEETRVSEIMVPRTDVVAVVAGSTVRDAVRIFMDSGHSRMPIYEGDMDHVVGILYVKDLLRNLTQGDMDRPVEDCKRDCLFVPETMRIGELFDRMKKARVHMAVVVDEYGGTAGLVTLEDLLEEIVGEIQDEYDEEIPPIQEEGGVFVVQGHVHLEDLSEALGHQFQAEDVDTVAGFVLSILGAFPEEGQGILYDDWSIEVTKVQGHRIMEVRFRRLEDRFGGDEDD
- the ybeY gene encoding rRNA maturation RNase YbeY, whose amino-acid sequence is MRVSLSISGSVPPLFEDLKETLEGAWERFLREHRSLIPHQVEGVEVSLSFVEPEAMREVNLKYRQVDSSTDVLSFPLWEEDGRFSPPVGWRWLPLGDVLVCVQDVEPLGEGDRARGVLLVIHHGFLHLLGFDHGDEEQRREMWLLQDELMGFTV
- a CDS encoding HDIG domain-containing metalloprotein produces the protein MRPVGGLNPLDPQGGWFVLLAVTLFALGVLSNWWLIERPRGFMVGEPAPVTYRIRTSWLRGLGVKDVMLGTAKVLLESPEDVLSPRLLGLIMSMDGPRRGRIITSSAAVVEMAAAGRLDLSDRRSVEAAIWSMVDRLQMDQGDKNVVFQVVLEVVESAESAGSVGSVIAYEGQMINDGLARLLMSEGYRDRSFPWKRFAWSLLAVMAWSAMSWSLFSRSTGGRDDMKPRQWCFVLSVVILCWGVQLVLSFWLMDLMFPAALASWLFLTLPVAPAFGLSLGWGIVGAIICFVYFPPLAAVQVVQAVLSSGLGYVLLKGSTSRLSLLGRLVSYFALIAVASIFVRWGFGAPMDMNLFLTYGVLSLLCPSLILALLPLWERLFGVISPLMLMELSHPSSALLKRLQLEAPGTYHHCLTVGTIAEEAAERLGLEGLLVRAGAYYHDIGKLRRPKFFIENQVGENVHDGLSPSLSALVILSHVKDGLEMADQYGLPDFVKDFISEHHGTTCLAYFYRKAKSMGEDVPIEQFSYPGPPPRSRETALVMLADSVEAAAKSMGSKLDDPSELEGMVEEVIKSKLDSHQLDQVDFTIQDMRIIRDSFVKTLRSMRHTRAVRPV